A window of the Streptomyces sp. NBC_00250 genome harbors these coding sequences:
- a CDS encoding 4'-phosphopantetheinyl transferase family protein gives MTDGPGPARDTALAVVATTREVLAHPDLDEGLLTSWELRRLAGIRVPGRRDDVMAARLLVRLCVARYTGLPPAAADLAQLCPECGRHGHGRPYLRDRPGVGVSLSHADGLVAAAVGPDAIGIDVEPSTRRPGPLRVLRRLLPEAELAEAVAHPDPDPALLRLWVRGEARLKAGRDDDLRLLEWTDGDRGAVAAVAATTGTTIFSV, from the coding sequence GTGACGGACGGTCCGGGGCCGGCCCGGGACACGGCCCTCGCGGTCGTGGCGACCACCCGGGAGGTACTGGCCCATCCGGACCTGGACGAGGGCCTGCTGACGTCCTGGGAACTGCGCCGCCTCGCGGGGATACGAGTCCCGGGCCGCCGCGACGACGTGATGGCGGCGCGACTCCTCGTCCGCCTGTGCGTGGCCCGCTACACCGGCCTGCCGCCGGCCGCGGCGGACCTCGCCCAACTGTGCCCCGAGTGCGGTCGGCACGGCCACGGACGCCCGTATCTGCGCGACCGCCCCGGGGTGGGCGTCAGCCTCAGCCACGCCGACGGCCTGGTCGCGGCGGCCGTCGGCCCCGACGCGATCGGCATCGACGTCGAGCCCTCGACACGCCGGCCGGGCCCCCTGCGCGTCCTCCGGCGTCTGCTGCCCGAGGCGGAACTCGCCGAGGCCGTCGCCCACCCTGACCCCGACCCGGCGCTGCTCCGCCTCTGGGTCCGCGGGGAAGCCCGGCTGAAGGCCGGCCGGGACGACGACCTCAGGCTGCTGGAGTGGACCGACGGGGACCGCGGGGCCGTCGCGGCGGTGGCCGCCACGACGGGGACCACGATCTTCTCGGTCTGA
- a CDS encoding acyl carrier protein, whose product MERIAEWLHEKNPGLDGPIADDEDLIEARLIDSMDFLEFIDLLEELSGNTIDLQEVTIDDFRTLGRVQERFLSAAAG is encoded by the coding sequence ATGGAACGCATCGCCGAGTGGCTTCACGAGAAGAACCCAGGCCTCGACGGCCCGATCGCCGACGACGAGGACCTCATCGAGGCGCGTCTCATCGACTCGATGGACTTCCTGGAGTTCATCGACCTCCTGGAGGAACTCTCCGGGAACACCATCGACCTCCAGGAAGTCACCATCGACGACTTCCGCACCCTCGGCCGCGTCCAGGAACGCTTCCTGAGCGCCGCCGCCGGCTGA
- a CDS encoding phytanoyl-CoA dioxygenase family protein, which translates to MTTPAPHRPRRRPHLHRAASDLPYFSADGESYLAQTTLRELKKSQPLRVLSEEDFAHWQTYGYVIVREAIPAEAAKRLLDFTWDFQGLDPDRPESWYEDRPFRSELDQQLHVYGFVEAYHHQLLWDNRQAQRVYDAFVDVWDCEELWVTQDRLNLNPPNVGNRDRALIEPTDRGFDIELHWDIDTTLGVPPQRVQGIIALNDTRPESGGFQCNPELFRRFEEWKFGQPADRDPLRPAVDRTEYPVVRPDLHPGDLLIWNGLLAHGVARNVSRDQVRAVQYLSMMPALEEHERLKRSRVDSWRHLRTPRWNRTLVGDPVLHESERYPTATLNELGSRLLGLTSWKDRGEAERSGVSGQGGEPACAVSA; encoded by the coding sequence ATGACGACACCCGCACCCCATCGCCCCCGCCGCCGCCCCCATCTCCACCGGGCGGCCTCGGACCTGCCGTACTTCAGCGCGGACGGCGAGTCCTATCTCGCCCAGACCACTCTGCGGGAGCTGAAGAAGTCCCAGCCGCTGAGGGTGCTGTCCGAGGAGGACTTCGCCCACTGGCAGACGTACGGCTACGTGATCGTCCGGGAGGCGATCCCCGCGGAGGCGGCGAAGCGCCTCCTCGACTTCACCTGGGACTTCCAGGGCCTCGATCCGGACAGGCCGGAGAGCTGGTACGAGGACCGGCCGTTCCGCTCCGAACTGGACCAGCAGCTGCACGTCTACGGCTTCGTCGAGGCGTACCACCACCAGCTCCTCTGGGACAACCGGCAGGCCCAGCGCGTGTACGACGCCTTCGTGGACGTGTGGGACTGCGAGGAGCTGTGGGTCACCCAGGACCGGCTCAACCTCAACCCGCCCAACGTCGGGAACCGTGACCGCGCCCTGATCGAACCCACCGACCGCGGCTTCGACATCGAGCTCCACTGGGACATCGACACCACGCTCGGGGTCCCGCCGCAGCGGGTGCAGGGGATCATCGCGCTCAACGACACCCGGCCGGAATCGGGCGGATTCCAGTGCAATCCGGAGCTGTTCCGCAGGTTCGAGGAGTGGAAGTTCGGGCAGCCGGCCGACCGTGACCCCCTCCGCCCCGCCGTGGACCGCACCGAGTACCCCGTCGTACGCCCCGACCTGCACCCCGGTGACCTGCTGATCTGGAACGGCCTCCTCGCCCACGGCGTCGCGCGCAACGTCTCCCGGGACCAGGTGCGGGCGGTCCAGTACCTGTCGATGATGCCGGCCCTCGAGGAGCACGAGCGCCTGAAGCGCTCCCGCGTCGACTCCTGGCGCCACCTGCGGACCCCTCGCTGGAACCGCACGCTGGTCGGGGACCCCGTACTCCACGAGTCCGAGCGGTACCCCACGGCCACCCTGAACGAACTCGGCAGCCGACTGCTCGGACTCACCTCGTGGAAGGACCGGGGCGAGGCCGAGAGGTCGGGCGTCTCCGGCCAGGGCGGGGAGCCGGCGTGCGCCGTGTCTGCCTGA
- a CDS encoding DUF6271 family protein, whose translation MRRVCLTLPTNRSCADTLRAVAEEAAYGARRFGVEVRLLVLDSSDATVLAEHRKAVASLPAVPGVTVHHFDEDEQRAFLRDVIARSGVTAPDRVLGLMLPDRVSYGACTNRAFLIAEALGCTSVHRRDSDSRYQCLDGEPVFPLHHELSTLGLRAADVAGLVSRSRLDPAYADRPVALVGGSFVGEMSVDVEEIRRLDPVVYEDVVGLSIPDGYPEIWRRNLIAESFRGAGTAAYTGDRTTLMSVSPMRVDMCNIAFDREVYGRVPLPPATDTIGSDYFLIHLVQHAGLPGVLHNRHIVNFHTRERRSESGFLTYQLRFAKFLLSAPHFNAVYAAMKEAGDALLDTEGHVRASAVAGFVRDGTGVDRSENAERLAVLDRSYRALGSRYTTAADVLASLREQLLDEARQDMEEFALLTEAWEALTRASRARSRPEPLHESARGTA comes from the coding sequence GTGCGCCGTGTCTGCCTGACCCTCCCCACCAACCGGTCCTGCGCCGACACCCTCCGGGCGGTGGCCGAGGAGGCCGCGTACGGTGCCCGCCGCTTCGGCGTCGAGGTACGTCTCCTCGTCCTGGACTCCTCCGACGCGACGGTGCTCGCCGAACACCGGAAGGCAGTGGCCTCGCTGCCCGCGGTCCCCGGCGTGACCGTGCACCACTTCGACGAGGACGAGCAGCGGGCCTTCCTTCGGGACGTGATCGCCCGGTCCGGCGTCACCGCGCCCGACCGTGTGCTCGGTCTGATGCTGCCGGACCGGGTCTCCTACGGAGCGTGCACCAACCGGGCCTTCCTCATCGCGGAGGCCCTCGGTTGTACGTCGGTCCACCGCCGGGACTCGGACAGCCGCTACCAGTGCCTGGACGGCGAGCCGGTCTTTCCGCTCCACCACGAGCTGTCGACGCTGGGGCTGCGGGCCGCCGACGTGGCCGGCCTGGTGTCCCGCAGCAGGCTCGACCCCGCGTACGCGGACCGGCCGGTGGCCCTGGTCGGCGGCTCCTTCGTCGGCGAGATGTCCGTGGACGTCGAGGAGATCCGCCGCCTCGACCCCGTCGTCTACGAGGACGTCGTCGGCCTGTCGATCCCGGACGGCTACCCGGAGATCTGGCGCAGGAACCTGATCGCGGAGTCCTTCCGGGGCGCCGGGACCGCCGCGTACACCGGGGACCGGACCACGCTCATGAGCGTCAGCCCGATGCGCGTGGACATGTGCAACATCGCCTTCGACCGCGAGGTGTACGGCCGGGTTCCCCTGCCGCCCGCCACCGACACCATCGGCAGTGACTACTTCCTCATCCACCTGGTCCAGCACGCCGGGCTCCCAGGGGTCCTCCACAACCGACACATCGTCAATTTCCATACGCGCGAACGCCGTTCCGAGAGCGGCTTCCTCACCTACCAGCTGCGCTTCGCCAAGTTCCTCCTCTCCGCGCCCCACTTCAACGCCGTGTACGCCGCGATGAAGGAGGCCGGTGACGCACTGCTGGACACCGAGGGCCACGTCCGGGCGTCCGCCGTCGCCGGATTCGTCAGGGACGGCACCGGCGTGGACCGGTCGGAGAACGCCGAACGGCTCGCCGTCCTCGACCGCTCGTACCGCGCCCTCGGCAGCCGCTACACCACGGCCGCCGATGTCCTGGCCTCCCTCCGTGAACAGCTCCTCGACGAGGCCCGGCAGGACATGGAGGAGTTCGCCCTCCTGACCGAGGCCTGGGAGGCCCTGACCCGCGCGAGCCGGGCGCGCTCCCGCCCCGAGCCGCTTCACGAGTCCGCGAGAGGCACCGCATGA
- a CDS encoding condensation domain-containing protein — protein sequence MSPHRHRPPDSQHTLTVAYAGGEERRGPVTMGQANMIRCMLRDEPEHINIHDVWPVPQGTRTEAALDALRALAVRHEALRTTFPQAPASAPGSPPREQVVAAEGVFTVTVLDHEELPGDAAGYAESLARRARAERFHLDRDFPLRISLVAVSGEPVFVAMAASHAVADVSALAVLKEEWLILLAGGTLPPPTFLTPLDLATEETTPAGLRKSEASLRYWERIIRTGPQAMFAEPGAEGTEVRAPQLTLRSRRAARALALVAERTGAMPSTVLLTAWCVLVAHRTEQTTCVAAAPTANRHHSRLARSVNTLSQDALLSLDVRVPTFDALLKKAWGAALNAYRHSRFDAVRLWDTIGETTFERGSRFARDVVFNDVSTLPSTVASIAGPSDEKSSDAEPKRGTGAEPEGADSPEPELAWGPEQVLPTRILTFVYATEPLIHLSTWVDPALFKRDEAEGFLTGLVRLLETAATDDVPLASLTEVTGVRPVERGPRWCRVDGCWTSPPLVAETLSEALGGLPVHVTVDGPNESVPQEWALTAYIAAGDTPLTPAEAHTALMDALPGRPGVLAPRRYVIVQDPPAEADRSSAWLRQQILREGTGRDRRM from the coding sequence ATGAGCCCGCACCGTCACCGCCCCCCGGACAGCCAGCACACCCTGACGGTCGCCTACGCGGGCGGCGAGGAGCGCCGGGGCCCCGTCACCATGGGGCAGGCCAACATGATCCGCTGCATGCTGCGGGACGAGCCCGAGCACATCAACATCCACGACGTGTGGCCGGTGCCCCAAGGGACCCGGACGGAGGCGGCGCTCGACGCCCTGCGCGCGCTCGCGGTACGGCACGAAGCACTGCGCACGACCTTCCCGCAGGCCCCCGCAAGCGCGCCCGGAAGCCCTCCCCGAGAGCAAGTGGTCGCGGCGGAGGGAGTGTTCACGGTCACGGTCCTCGACCACGAGGAGCTGCCCGGAGACGCCGCCGGGTACGCCGAGTCGCTGGCCCGCCGGGCCCGCGCCGAACGCTTCCACCTGGACCGGGACTTCCCCCTCCGCATCTCCCTCGTCGCCGTGTCCGGGGAACCCGTCTTCGTGGCCATGGCGGCGAGCCACGCCGTGGCCGACGTCAGCGCCCTCGCGGTCCTCAAGGAGGAGTGGCTGATCCTGCTCGCCGGTGGCACGCTCCCCCCGCCGACGTTCCTCACCCCGCTCGACCTCGCCACCGAGGAGACGACCCCGGCCGGGCTCCGCAAGTCCGAGGCCTCACTGCGGTACTGGGAGCGGATCATCCGCACCGGGCCCCAGGCCATGTTCGCGGAACCGGGCGCCGAGGGTACCGAGGTGCGGGCCCCGCAGCTCACCCTCCGGTCCCGGCGGGCGGCACGTGCCCTCGCGCTCGTGGCCGAACGCACCGGCGCCATGCCGTCCACCGTGCTCCTGACCGCGTGGTGCGTACTCGTCGCCCACCGTACGGAGCAGACGACGTGCGTGGCAGCCGCCCCCACCGCCAACCGCCACCACTCCCGGCTCGCCCGCTCGGTGAACACCCTGTCCCAGGACGCGCTGCTCTCCCTCGACGTCCGGGTGCCGACCTTCGACGCCCTGCTCAAGAAGGCCTGGGGAGCCGCGCTCAACGCGTACCGGCACAGCCGGTTCGACGCGGTCCGCCTCTGGGACACGATCGGAGAGACCACCTTCGAGCGCGGCAGCCGGTTCGCGCGCGATGTCGTCTTCAACGACGTCAGCACCCTGCCCTCGACCGTCGCCTCGATCGCGGGCCCGAGCGATGAGAAGTCGTCGGACGCGGAGCCGAAGAGGGGCACGGGCGCGGAGCCGGAGGGGGCCGACAGCCCGGAACCGGAACTGGCTTGGGGACCGGAGCAAGTGCTGCCGACCCGCATCCTGACCTTCGTCTACGCGACGGAGCCGCTGATCCATCTGAGCACGTGGGTGGATCCCGCGCTGTTCAAGCGGGACGAGGCGGAGGGCTTCCTCACCGGTCTGGTACGGCTCCTGGAGACGGCCGCCACGGACGACGTACCCCTCGCTTCGCTCACCGAGGTGACGGGCGTCCGTCCGGTCGAGCGCGGGCCGCGATGGTGCCGGGTGGACGGCTGCTGGACCTCGCCGCCGCTCGTGGCGGAGACGCTGAGCGAGGCCCTTGGGGGCCTGCCCGTCCACGTCACCGTGGACGGGCCGAACGAGAGCGTGCCGCAGGAGTGGGCCCTGACGGCGTACATCGCCGCCGGTGACACCCCGCTGACACCGGCAGAGGCCCACACCGCACTCATGGACGCGCTCCCCGGCCGCCCCGGAGTACTGGCACCGCGCCGGTACGTGATCGTCCAGGACCCGCCGGCGGAGGCGGACCGGAGCAGCGCCTGGCTCCGGCAGCAGATTCTCAGGGAAGGGACCGGCCGGGACCGGCGGATGTGA
- a CDS encoding MFS transporter, producing the protein MTMDEVTAQQEQGSPPSPWRSSRFRLFFTARSTSLLADGMLMVSLTTAVLGAGYGAAGVGYALAAWMAPIVLLVLFGGVLADRFTPQVMMVGADVVRMVAMLALAVLLIATDIRLWQIMALLALSGAATAMFQPGLASLVPQVAEDIQRANALLRISEAICTLLGPGVAGLLVAYWDVAGSFVVIAAAYALSALGLAPLRRLSTAKDESDDPMWQRLATGWHEFRSRSWLWGVIAVWAVYGLFVFGPALPLGAALLTEQHGAGGYGWIASADGAGTIIGGLLGMRVRPRRPLVAGACAMFFFALNPLAPALGWSFTVTALTGVVAGCGFAFWGVMWATSVQSHIPLAVLSRVSAYDVAGSIMVIPLGRALAGPAADAFGADRVLLFSSVMGIALIGVMLAVPAIRALGRSPKEASEQSEASPKDSSKETPVAVADA; encoded by the coding sequence ATGACGATGGATGAGGTAACCGCGCAGCAGGAGCAGGGCTCTCCCCCCAGCCCGTGGCGGTCGAGTCGCTTCCGGCTGTTCTTCACGGCCCGCAGCACCTCGCTGCTGGCCGACGGCATGCTGATGGTGTCGCTCACGACCGCCGTCCTCGGCGCGGGCTACGGGGCTGCCGGGGTGGGATACGCGCTGGCCGCGTGGATGGCGCCGATCGTGCTGCTCGTACTGTTCGGCGGCGTGCTCGCCGACCGGTTCACCCCGCAGGTGATGATGGTCGGCGCCGATGTGGTGCGCATGGTGGCCATGCTCGCGCTCGCCGTACTGCTGATCGCCACGGACATACGACTCTGGCAGATCATGGCGCTGTTGGCGCTCAGCGGCGCCGCGACCGCGATGTTCCAGCCGGGTCTGGCGAGCCTGGTCCCCCAGGTCGCCGAGGACATCCAGCGGGCCAACGCGCTGCTGCGGATCTCCGAGGCGATCTGCACCCTGCTGGGTCCGGGCGTCGCCGGTCTCCTCGTGGCCTACTGGGACGTGGCGGGCTCCTTCGTGGTCATCGCGGCGGCGTACGCGCTGAGCGCGCTCGGCCTCGCGCCGCTGCGCAGGCTGAGCACCGCCAAGGACGAGAGCGACGACCCGATGTGGCAGCGGCTGGCCACGGGATGGCACGAGTTCCGGTCGCGTTCCTGGCTCTGGGGGGTCATCGCCGTATGGGCGGTGTACGGCCTCTTCGTCTTCGGCCCGGCCCTGCCGCTGGGCGCGGCGCTGCTCACCGAACAGCACGGGGCCGGCGGCTACGGCTGGATCGCCTCGGCCGACGGCGCCGGAACCATCATCGGCGGCCTGCTCGGCATGCGGGTCCGCCCGCGCCGCCCGCTCGTCGCGGGGGCCTGCGCGATGTTCTTCTTCGCCCTCAACCCCCTGGCACCGGCCCTCGGTTGGTCGTTCACGGTGACGGCTCTGACCGGGGTCGTGGCGGGCTGCGGCTTCGCCTTCTGGGGCGTGATGTGGGCGACGAGCGTGCAGTCCCACATTCCCCTCGCGGTCCTGAGCCGTGTCTCGGCCTACGACGTGGCCGGTTCCATCATGGTCATCCCCCTGGGCCGAGCCCTGGCCGGCCCGGCGGCGGACGCCTTCGGCGCGGATCGGGTGCTGCTGTTCTCCTCGGTCATGGGCATCGCCCTCATCGGCGTCATGCTCGCCGTACCCGCGATCCGCGCGCTGGGACGCTCACCGAAGGAGGCGTCGGAGCAGTCGGAGGCGTCGCCGAAGGATTCGTCGAAGGAGACACCCGTGGCGGTCGCGGACGCGTAG
- a CDS encoding DJ-1/PfpI/YhbO family deglycase/protease, which yields MSVLVLTTNYGTEQDELNRPVAVLRGAGARVTVAAQRHEPVHTLVSDRRPGADVMPDTTLADVGDAEEYDAVVVPGGTVNADRLRTDDRARRLLAAFAAAGKPVAAICHGPWLLVDSGLARGRELTSYPSLRPDLENAGAGWVDREVVVDTSGGHPLITSRRPRDLDAFSAAIVRTLEGRAG from the coding sequence ATGAGCGTTCTCGTCCTCACCACGAACTACGGGACCGAGCAGGACGAGCTGAACAGGCCGGTCGCTGTGCTGCGCGGGGCGGGCGCCCGCGTGACGGTCGCCGCCCAGCGGCACGAACCCGTCCACACCCTGGTGTCGGACCGGCGGCCGGGCGCCGACGTCATGCCGGACACGACCCTCGCCGATGTCGGCGACGCGGAGGAGTACGACGCCGTCGTCGTGCCGGGCGGCACGGTGAACGCCGACCGGCTGCGCACCGACGACCGGGCGCGGCGTCTGCTGGCGGCGTTCGCCGCCGCCGGCAAGCCCGTCGCGGCGATCTGTCACGGCCCCTGGCTCCTGGTGGACAGCGGTCTGGCCCGGGGCCGTGAGCTCACCTCCTACCCGTCGCTCCGCCCGGACCTCGAGAACGCGGGCGCCGGTTGGGTGGACCGGGAGGTCGTCGTCGACACCTCCGGTGGCCATCCGCTGATCACCTCCCGCAGACCTCGCGACCTCGACGCCTTCTCGGCGGCGATCGTCCGCACCCTGGAGGGCCGGGCCGGCTGA
- a CDS encoding CsbD family protein: protein MRKSTVGKVKGEIKETTGEATGDSRLEWEGKADRMAAAAREGIEKVHRSAQRAQDEMRRRTS from the coding sequence ATGCGCAAGAGCACCGTGGGGAAGGTCAAGGGCGAGATCAAGGAGACCACGGGCGAGGCGACCGGCGACTCACGCCTGGAGTGGGAGGGAAAGGCCGACCGGATGGCGGCCGCGGCCCGCGAGGGGATCGAGAAGGTGCACCGGAGCGCGCAGAGGGCACAGGACGAGATGAGGCGACGCACTTCGTGA
- a CDS encoding DUF2690 domain-containing protein, translated as MNKILTRAATVSSAVIAMSMVPLAGTSFAASCSGAGCDNQGPKATACETANVSTERTIDNNGRKAELRWSMGCTAAWVRVTNNSSNSVYNSFGYIEKYDVSGKLIRSLSIRVPSTTGGVDWSNMLGGGGYYYRVCVSFVGNEYPMKCSTKF; from the coding sequence GTGAACAAGATATTGACCCGTGCCGCGACCGTCTCTTCGGCCGTCATCGCGATGAGCATGGTTCCCCTGGCCGGCACTTCCTTCGCCGCGAGCTGTAGCGGGGCGGGCTGCGACAACCAGGGCCCGAAGGCCACGGCCTGCGAGACGGCGAACGTCTCCACGGAACGGACCATCGACAACAACGGCCGCAAGGCCGAACTGCGCTGGTCGATGGGGTGCACCGCGGCCTGGGTCCGCGTGACGAACAACTCCTCGAACTCGGTCTACAACTCCTTCGGCTACATCGAGAAGTACGACGTGTCCGGCAAGCTGATCCGTTCGCTCAGCATCCGGGTCCCGTCCACCACGGGCGGTGTCGACTGGTCGAACATGCTGGGCGGGGGCGGCTACTACTACCGCGTCTGCGTCTCCTTCGTCGGCAACGAGTACCCGATGAAGTGCAGCACGAAGTTCTGA
- a CDS encoding DUF7873 family protein yields MATKLNQIIAVEKGVKSRAHQDLTAAHHGLQKPALLAGISRTYQPKDEEGEQLPPESTLVQVKAEDVLRDTARALTRLFDVTATKDWANCEARADITVDGRVLVERVPVGYLLFLEKQLTDINTFVRKLPVLDAAESWTQDPSTDAWKTEVVRTVRTKKVPRNHVKAEATDKHPAQVEVYYEDVPVGYWTTVKFSGALPARRVNELLERVEKLQQAVKFAREEANSAEVTDQRVGDAVFGYLFG; encoded by the coding sequence GTGGCAACGAAACTCAATCAGATCATCGCAGTGGAAAAGGGCGTCAAGTCCCGGGCGCACCAGGACCTGACGGCAGCCCATCACGGGCTGCAGAAGCCCGCGTTGCTCGCCGGCATCTCCCGCACCTACCAGCCGAAGGACGAGGAGGGCGAGCAGCTGCCGCCCGAGTCCACGCTGGTGCAGGTGAAGGCCGAGGACGTCCTGCGCGACACCGCGCGGGCGCTGACCCGCCTGTTCGATGTGACGGCCACCAAGGACTGGGCGAACTGCGAGGCACGCGCCGACATCACGGTCGACGGGCGCGTGCTCGTGGAGCGGGTGCCCGTGGGGTACCTCCTGTTCCTGGAGAAGCAGCTCACGGACATCAACACCTTCGTGCGCAAGCTTCCGGTGCTGGACGCGGCGGAGTCGTGGACGCAGGACCCGTCGACCGATGCGTGGAAGACCGAGGTCGTGCGCACGGTCCGGACGAAGAAGGTGCCGCGCAACCACGTGAAGGCGGAGGCGACGGACAAGCACCCGGCGCAGGTCGAGGTGTACTACGAGGACGTGCCGGTCGGTTACTGGACCACCGTGAAGTTCTCCGGTGCGCTGCCGGCCCGGCGGGTCAACGAGCTGCTGGAGCGGGTGGAGAAGCTGCAGCAGGCGGTGAAGTTCGCCCGCGAGGAGGCGAACAGCGCCGAGGTCACCGACCAGCGGGTCGGCGACGCCGTCTTCGGCTACCTCTTCGGGTAG
- a CDS encoding magnesium and cobalt transport protein CorA: MIVDCAHYRDGRRQHEGAMPLEQAAARCRLGGFVWLGMFEPSPEELSRVREVFGLHELAVEDARTFHLRPKAEQYEDGTELIILRTARYDDEREEVDTGEISIFLAEHFVITVRQGIASELHEARSRLESRPELLKSGSASTLWAIFDQVVDSYAPVVEELERDIEQIEATVFSGAVAPTQRIYFLRREATDFYRAVHPLLAVLGRRLQSGKSPPALLPYIRDVHDHLLLVNEEVAAQRDLLTTVLEANIAVISVEQNKINLRQSATMERLTILASVFLPLSFVVGYFGQNFDWLVSHISGFPAFLALTVGGVLLPCLMLYIWLRRRRDPLPQPTPEVTNPVQRDAPASTE, from the coding sequence ATGATCGTCGACTGCGCTCATTACCGGGACGGGCGTCGGCAGCACGAGGGTGCGATGCCACTGGAGCAGGCGGCCGCGCGCTGCAGGCTGGGCGGATTCGTCTGGCTGGGCATGTTCGAACCGAGCCCCGAGGAGCTGAGCCGGGTCCGTGAGGTCTTCGGACTGCATGAGCTGGCCGTCGAGGACGCCCGGACGTTCCACCTGCGGCCGAAGGCGGAGCAGTACGAGGACGGCACCGAACTGATCATCCTGCGCACGGCACGCTACGACGACGAGCGGGAGGAGGTCGACACCGGCGAGATCAGCATCTTCCTCGCCGAACACTTCGTGATCACGGTTCGCCAGGGCATCGCGAGCGAGCTGCACGAAGCCCGCAGCCGGCTGGAGAGCCGCCCCGAGCTGCTGAAGTCCGGCAGCGCCTCCACGCTGTGGGCCATCTTCGACCAGGTGGTCGACAGTTACGCGCCGGTCGTCGAGGAGCTCGAACGCGACATCGAGCAGATCGAGGCCACCGTGTTCTCCGGGGCGGTCGCCCCGACCCAACGGATCTACTTCCTGCGCCGTGAGGCGACCGACTTCTACCGCGCCGTACACCCGCTGCTCGCAGTGCTCGGGCGGCGTCTGCAGTCCGGCAAGTCGCCCCCCGCGCTCCTGCCGTACATCCGCGACGTCCACGACCACCTGCTGCTGGTCAACGAGGAGGTCGCGGCCCAGCGCGACCTTCTGACCACCGTCCTGGAGGCGAACATCGCGGTGATCTCCGTCGAGCAGAACAAGATCAACCTCCGGCAGAGCGCCACGATGGAACGGCTCACCATCCTCGCCAGTGTGTTTCTCCCGCTGTCCTTCGTCGTCGGCTACTTCGGGCAGAACTTCGACTGGCTGGTCAGCCACATCAGCGGCTTCCCGGCCTTCCTCGCCCTCACCGTCGGCGGAGTGCTGCTGCCCTGCCTGATGCTCTACATCTGGCTGCGCCGCCGCCGCGACCCTCTGCCACAGCCGACGCCGGAAGTGACCAACCCGGTCCAGCGGGATGCGCCGGCCTCCACCGAGTGA
- a CDS encoding DUF4436 family protein, with the protein MPVVLPLAVLILVAVSVGSWLQVSERETNDTVHAVGSRAPDRVDVEATVQSVDAAARELVLRVRVIPRGALGEEDGTAPVADLSLQTSVATLSDLAFTAHERLAPKDVQVATTGGSVGDYPFDTYETDIEFWALLGGKPVPVRMLLTNNSTLFSVSATPPPSGQEAVVALRLSRSPSLLVFAVFMMVVMWALAASVLLGAWYLTTRSKGLVWPAMAWMAATLFALAAFRNTAPGTPPIGCVIDWFAFLWAETVIALCLIAVVVHGVRTALRSDDTHPT; encoded by the coding sequence CTGCCGGTCGTGCTTCCGCTCGCGGTCCTGATCCTGGTGGCCGTGTCCGTGGGGTCGTGGCTGCAGGTCAGCGAGCGGGAGACGAACGACACGGTCCACGCGGTGGGTTCCCGGGCCCCCGACCGGGTGGATGTGGAGGCCACCGTCCAGAGCGTCGACGCCGCGGCCAGAGAGCTCGTCCTGCGGGTCCGGGTCATCCCGCGCGGGGCTCTCGGTGAGGAGGACGGGACCGCCCCGGTGGCCGATCTCAGCCTCCAGACCTCCGTGGCGACCCTCAGCGACCTGGCGTTCACGGCGCACGAGCGGCTCGCGCCCAAGGACGTGCAGGTCGCGACGACGGGTGGTTCGGTCGGCGACTACCCGTTCGACACGTACGAGACCGACATCGAGTTCTGGGCGCTGCTGGGTGGCAAGCCGGTGCCGGTGCGGATGCTCCTCACCAACAACAGCACGCTCTTCTCCGTCTCGGCGACACCCCCGCCCTCCGGGCAGGAGGCCGTCGTGGCGCTGAGGCTGTCCCGATCGCCCAGCCTGCTCGTCTTCGCGGTCTTCATGATGGTCGTGATGTGGGCGCTGGCGGCGTCCGTGCTCCTCGGGGCCTGGTACCTGACGACCCGCAGCAAGGGCCTGGTGTGGCCTGCCATGGCCTGGATGGCCGCCACGTTGTTCGCCCTCGCGGCGTTCCGCAACACCGCTCCCGGCACACCCCCGATCGGTTGCGTGATCGATTGGTTCGCCTTCCTGTGGGCCGAGACCGTCATCGCACTGTGCCTGATCGCCGTGGTCGTTCACGGCGTCCGCACCGCCCTCCGCTCGGACGACACCCACCCCACCTGA